One window from the genome of Aminivibrio pyruvatiphilus encodes:
- a CDS encoding tyrosine-type recombinase/integrase, whose product MDLTPEERAQRAKWLHEEALLLTDKYNPSWDDSVESVALARDHSLHLTPDEETEKEAINEVYGDTKQHNNFWELFEGKRRIIPVTSEKSPETEFSQREIDLMVELLIANDWAFLEKKLLASDHRTVEGYNLGISMEVEDLTLYLLVRKKNFRNILKVRAFTDLFNVRKLIPHTNRHFPPIAQKFVSGALANCDRALMELNGVLPPESVQIAYRSEHPVVPPAVSVNNTTPRPTAGPDYEDPEIATLVQEIIAEKTTSKARKEVRWTEKTRGEFESKFKFILRYFGQGRKVSEITKENLTELMDIFNTRLSARQVQKMEDLDPHELLRGKIPVGKIANATVEKWTTALNMILKRGHDFYPGALKVPYSIVKKEVVLPDKEQKIVRLTYSPDDLQKLFGQNFVADSLKGGKAIGTPAYFLFGALTGARAEELGQVCRDDIITVDDILCLQIDGDAELGTRVKNKASKRTIPVPESLVRIMQFLMANKKKKDNIWGFAKSQGKKASFSRNAARWWNTYVRKKLGEGAVQTFQNGQTGVKVFHSFRHTIASVGKSIGIEKVYTSEILGHDPSDGMKNTTTHYESKFAPSELAPKLKAINDALEVDWEAVADKILAEMVKRRNIS is encoded by the coding sequence ATGGATCTCACTCCTGAAGAAAGAGCTCAAAGAGCCAAATGGCTTCATGAGGAAGCCCTGCTTCTTACCGACAAGTACAACCCTTCCTGGGACGACTCCGTCGAATCGGTTGCCCTGGCCCGTGACCACTCCCTTCATCTGACTCCCGACGAAGAGACGGAAAAGGAAGCGATCAACGAGGTGTACGGTGACACAAAGCAGCACAATAACTTTTGGGAGCTTTTCGAGGGAAAAAGAAGAATCATCCCCGTCACCTCCGAAAAATCACCTGAAACGGAATTCTCCCAGCGAGAGATCGACTTAATGGTGGAGCTTCTCATCGCTAATGACTGGGCTTTTCTTGAAAAAAAACTCCTGGCATCCGACCACCGTACAGTCGAAGGGTACAATCTCGGAATATCCATGGAGGTTGAGGACCTGACCCTTTATCTCCTCGTCCGGAAGAAAAATTTCCGGAATATCCTCAAGGTCAGAGCTTTTACCGACCTTTTCAACGTCCGGAAACTTATCCCCCACACAAACAGGCATTTCCCGCCGATCGCCCAAAAATTCGTATCCGGCGCACTGGCGAATTGCGACCGTGCTCTGATGGAACTCAACGGGGTTCTTCCGCCGGAATCCGTACAAATTGCCTACAGATCCGAACATCCGGTAGTGCCGCCGGCAGTTTCGGTGAATAATACTACACCCCGTCCCACTGCAGGACCGGACTATGAAGACCCGGAAATCGCAACGCTCGTACAGGAAATTATTGCCGAGAAGACTACATCAAAGGCCCGGAAGGAAGTTCGCTGGACCGAAAAGACCCGAGGAGAGTTTGAGTCGAAATTCAAATTCATTCTTCGCTATTTCGGCCAAGGCAGAAAAGTTTCCGAAATAACCAAGGAAAATCTCACCGAACTCATGGATATTTTCAATACTCGGCTGTCTGCCCGGCAGGTACAAAAGATGGAGGATCTCGATCCCCACGAACTTCTCCGCGGGAAAATACCAGTGGGAAAGATTGCCAACGCCACGGTGGAAAAATGGACCACCGCGCTGAATATGATCCTGAAGAGGGGCCACGATTTCTATCCCGGTGCTTTGAAAGTCCCCTATTCCATAGTAAAGAAAGAAGTGGTGCTTCCGGACAAGGAACAGAAAATTGTCCGTCTCACCTACTCTCCTGATGACCTGCAGAAACTTTTCGGCCAAAATTTCGTTGCAGATTCGCTCAAGGGGGGAAAAGCCATCGGGACGCCGGCCTACTTTCTCTTCGGGGCCTTGACGGGCGCCCGGGCGGAAGAACTCGGGCAGGTATGCCGGGACGATATCATAACTGTCGATGATATCCTTTGCCTGCAGATCGACGGAGATGCCGAATTGGGAACAAGGGTGAAGAACAAAGCTTCCAAAAGAACGATTCCGGTACCGGAATCCCTGGTTCGGATCATGCAGTTCCTGATGGCAAATAAGAAAAAAAAGGACAATATCTGGGGATTCGCGAAGAGCCAAGGAAAAAAAGCCTCCTTTTCACGGAACGCCGCCAGGTGGTGGAATACCTATGTCAGAAAAAAACTGGGCGAAGGTGCGGTCCAAACATTCCAGAACGGGCAAACGGGCGTCAAGGTGTTTCATTCCTTCCGCCACACCATCGCCAGCGTCGGAAAATCAATCGGGATAGAAAAGGTCTACACGTCTGAAATTCTCGGACACGATCCCAGTGATGGCATGAAAAACACCACCACTCACTATGAGTCCAAGTTTGCGCCTTCTGAACTGGCACCCAAACTGAAAGCGATTAACGACGCGCTGGAAGTGGACTGGGAGGCAGTGGCCGACAAAATCCTCGCTGAAATGGTCAAGCGGCGCAACATCTCCTGA
- a CDS encoding HNH endonuclease, with the protein MPKRRPPRTIWLELRKIVWIRCNGKCSHCGKELSLFRCHIDHIHSGKNGTNKIRNLRVLCPKCHTLRLDKRHRGLVGKGLRLGIIDENWRSKTWE; encoded by the coding sequence ATGCCGAAAAGACGTCCGCCTAGAACGATATGGCTGGAGCTACGGAAAATTGTATGGATTCGCTGCAACGGAAAATGCTCTCACTGCGGAAAGGAACTTTCCCTCTTTCGCTGCCATATCGATCATATTCACTCGGGGAAAAACGGAACAAACAAAATCCGCAACCTGAGAGTACTTTGCCCCAAATGCCATACCCTGCGCCTTGACAAACGGCATCGGGGGTTAGTCGGAAAAGGTCTCCGGCTTGGAATCATCGACGAGAACTGGAGATCGAAAACCTGGGAATAA
- a CDS encoding IS5 family transposase, which produces MNRQKTLANASSLEKYKKPTKREKFLAEMERVVPWKELIESFYPKAGKGRPPVGLERMLRIHFLQSCFHSVRIAAEEALYDMESLRRFVGIDLGNEPVPDETTICKFRHLLETHDLGERIFQEVNAHFEEKGLKLSEGTIMNATIINAPSSTKNQDKKRDPDMHSTKKGNQYYFGMKIHVGVDRESRTVHSLVTTPANVHGSKMVDDILHGEENAVFGDSAYMGKTDEIAKKAPQALDLTQTRGTKNRKLTEEEKERNRLLSKTRSRGEHIFLIAKRIFGFSKVRYKGLAKNTNFAFVFFALSNL; this is translated from the coding sequence ATGAACCGCCAGAAAACGCTTGCGAACGCCTCCAGCTTAGAAAAATACAAGAAACCCACGAAGCGGGAAAAGTTCCTCGCCGAAATGGAACGGGTCGTTCCCTGGAAGGAACTCATCGAATCCTTCTACCCAAAGGCGGGAAAAGGCCGTCCTCCGGTAGGTCTGGAACGGATGCTCCGGATTCATTTCCTGCAGAGCTGCTTTCACTCAGTGAGGATCGCTGCCGAAGAAGCCCTCTACGACATGGAATCTCTGAGACGCTTCGTCGGGATCGACCTCGGAAACGAGCCTGTCCCCGACGAGACTACCATCTGCAAATTCCGCCATCTTCTCGAGACCCACGACCTCGGGGAACGGATCTTTCAGGAAGTCAACGCCCACTTCGAGGAGAAGGGACTGAAGCTCTCGGAGGGGACCATCATGAACGCCACCATCATCAACGCCCCTTCCTCAACGAAGAACCAGGACAAGAAGCGGGATCCCGACATGCACTCCACGAAGAAGGGAAACCAGTACTACTTCGGCATGAAGATCCATGTCGGAGTGGACAGGGAAAGCAGAACTGTCCACAGCCTCGTCACCACCCCCGCCAACGTCCACGGCTCAAAGATGGTGGACGACATCCTTCACGGTGAAGAAAACGCCGTCTTCGGTGACTCGGCCTACATGGGCAAGACGGACGAAATCGCGAAAAAGGCGCCCCAAGCACTGGACCTGACCCAGACCAGAGGAACGAAAAACAGGAAACTCACCGAAGAAGAGAAAGAAAGGAATCGCCTGCTCTCGAAAACCAGAAGCCGGGGAGAGCACATCTTCCTCATCGCGAAAAGGATCTTCGGCTTTTCGAAGGTCAGGTACAAGGGCCTGGCGAAGAACACCAACTTCGCCTTCGTGTTCTTTGCCCTGTCGAACCTGTAG
- a CDS encoding cysteine desulfurase family protein yields MIYADNAATTRLDNQAYQAMVPFLNDEYGNASSAYSFSRVPRQALRDARAAIAECIGAKDEEVFFTSGGTESNNWALKGVSFARKNEKKRIITSAVEHHAILHSCEFLEKIGMEIVYLPVDRTGSVSMDILKRSISDKTALVSLILANNEIGSLQDIAPLARIAHDYGALFHTDAVQAVGHIPVNVCNLGVDLLSASAHKFNGPKGVGFLYIRDGIEIQSYSSGGAQERKLRAGTENIAAIVGMAVALKNNVSMMDENTSHLEKIASIFLRRLASSGIDYLLNGSSKRLPGHISISIKNEDGERLLHRLDLKGVCISTGSACNASENEISHVIKAVAIPASYAKGTIRISFGKENTEQDADKIAEAIISVCRGGKHGSN; encoded by the coding sequence TTGATTTATGCTGATAATGCTGCGACGACCCGCCTCGATAATCAAGCATATCAGGCCATGGTACCTTTTCTTAATGATGAGTATGGGAATGCATCGAGCGCATACTCTTTTTCCCGAGTCCCTCGTCAGGCCCTTCGTGATGCTCGTGCAGCTATCGCTGAATGCATCGGTGCAAAAGACGAGGAGGTTTTTTTTACTTCGGGTGGGACGGAAAGCAACAACTGGGCGCTAAAAGGTGTTTCGTTCGCACGGAAAAATGAAAAAAAACGTATTATTACATCAGCAGTGGAGCATCACGCTATCTTGCATTCGTGCGAATTCTTAGAAAAAATAGGGATGGAAATTGTTTATCTCCCCGTCGACCGGACCGGATCGGTATCTATGGATATTCTCAAGAGGTCGATCTCCGATAAAACAGCTCTGGTTTCTTTAATATTAGCGAACAATGAAATCGGTTCTTTGCAAGATATTGCTCCTTTAGCGAGGATTGCTCACGATTACGGAGCTCTATTCCATACCGACGCTGTACAAGCTGTTGGTCATATTCCGGTTAATGTCTGCAATCTGGGAGTCGATTTGTTATCTGCTTCGGCTCACAAGTTCAATGGTCCCAAGGGAGTCGGTTTCCTCTATATCAGGGATGGAATAGAGATTCAATCCTACTCTTCAGGAGGCGCACAGGAGAGAAAACTGCGCGCAGGGACAGAAAACATAGCCGCTATTGTTGGAATGGCGGTTGCACTGAAAAACAATGTGTCCATGATGGATGAGAATACAAGCCACCTGGAAAAAATCGCATCCATTTTTTTGCGTCGGCTCGCTTCATCAGGTATTGATTATTTGCTGAATGGCTCCTCAAAAAGGCTGCCTGGACATATCAGTATCTCGATTAAGAACGAAGATGGTGAGCGGTTGCTTCATCGCCTAGATTTGAAGGGAGTATGCATTTCTACCGGCTCAGCCTGTAACGCCTCTGAAAACGAAATCTCTCATGTGATAAAAGCCGTTGCCATTCCGGCTTCATATGCAAAGGGTACAATCAGGATTTCTTTTGGAAAAGAAAATACCGAACAAGATGCGGACAAAATTGCCGAAGCAATCATTTCAGTTTGCCGAGGTGGAAAACACGGTTCAAACTGA
- the brxL gene encoding BREX system Lon protease-like protein BrxL, giving the protein MLEDKIKSIFSEMIVLKDPKKTEFFSNLSLPSYMRDWLVMKFSDESGVIDFDSVLRYIKKYIPGREDFEQFKYAMVNGEKVRFLARIRVMVDIKDGKTVFELPDFGGSRTGASGVVESDVVKEWQDVLLRENENWGVLDFMWNLDYSKKPPKGCIRLVNYKPFCPYTVDLDYYRKARKEFSIQEWIDVLLSAVDYNPKGYVDDVTGAPSESKKLFFLQRLLPFVENRINLIELAPKGTGKSYVYEKISKRGWLVSGGTVSRAALVYDNQKKMSGLLSRFDYVGFDESQSIKFDQPSQIQAALKHYMEFGEIKGFDAQVVANAGVIVLGNIDAERFDVNKNMVAEINPIFQESATLDRFHGFIPGWKIPRLNQDIIAHGWALNTEYFAEVLHALRNELVYSAVVDQCISVPRKADKRDLTAIKRLCTAFLKLLFPHVGKKSDISKEEFVKYCLEPAKSMRQIIRTQLCIVDPKEYDVSGKRDIPDIQYDE; this is encoded by the coding sequence TTGCTGGAAGATAAGATAAAAAGTATCTTCTCTGAAATGATCGTGCTAAAAGATCCCAAAAAAACGGAATTCTTTTCGAATTTAAGCCTTCCTTCGTATATGAGAGACTGGCTTGTTATGAAGTTTTCTGATGAATCCGGAGTTATCGATTTCGATAGCGTTCTCCGGTATATAAAAAAATATATCCCTGGTCGTGAGGATTTCGAACAATTCAAATATGCAATGGTAAATGGAGAAAAGGTTCGTTTTCTAGCGCGCATACGGGTGATGGTGGATATAAAGGACGGAAAGACTGTTTTTGAACTGCCTGATTTCGGCGGGTCTCGAACTGGTGCGAGCGGCGTCGTTGAGAGCGACGTCGTCAAGGAGTGGCAAGATGTTTTGTTGCGTGAAAATGAAAACTGGGGTGTGCTCGATTTCATGTGGAACTTGGATTATTCGAAGAAGCCACCCAAGGGATGCATACGACTTGTCAATTATAAGCCCTTTTGCCCGTATACTGTTGATTTGGATTATTATCGGAAAGCTCGCAAAGAGTTTTCAATTCAGGAATGGATTGATGTTCTTTTATCCGCAGTGGATTACAATCCAAAAGGTTATGTTGACGATGTTACAGGAGCCCCGAGCGAGTCCAAGAAACTTTTTTTCCTACAGCGTTTGCTTCCTTTTGTAGAAAACCGTATTAATTTGATCGAGTTAGCTCCTAAGGGTACTGGGAAAAGTTACGTATACGAAAAGATCAGCAAGCGCGGCTGGCTGGTTTCAGGCGGTACGGTATCCAGAGCGGCCCTGGTATATGACAATCAAAAAAAAATGAGCGGCCTTTTGTCTCGATTTGATTATGTCGGGTTTGATGAAAGCCAGTCGATCAAGTTCGATCAGCCCAGTCAAATACAGGCTGCCCTTAAACATTATATGGAGTTCGGAGAAATAAAGGGTTTTGATGCTCAAGTGGTAGCAAATGCAGGCGTTATCGTGTTAGGAAATATCGATGCGGAACGATTTGACGTAAACAAAAACATGGTGGCAGAAATCAATCCCATTTTTCAAGAATCAGCAACTCTTGATCGATTTCACGGTTTTATTCCCGGCTGGAAAATCCCAAGACTTAATCAGGATATTATCGCTCATGGCTGGGCACTAAACACGGAATATTTTGCCGAGGTATTGCACGCATTACGAAATGAACTTGTGTATTCGGCAGTCGTAGATCAGTGCATTTCGGTACCAAGAAAGGCAGACAAGAGGGATTTAACGGCCATTAAAAGGCTTTGTACGGCTTTTCTAAAATTGCTCTTCCCACACGTGGGAAAGAAAAGCGATATTTCGAAAGAAGAGTTCGTGAAATACTGCCTGGAACCTGCGAAGTCTATGCGGCAGATAATCCGAACGCAGCTTTGCATCGTGGATCCCAAAGAATATGATGTTTCCGGTAAACGAGACATACCGGATATTCAGTATGATGAATGA
- the pglZ gene encoding BREX-4 system phosphatase PglZ translates to MTLQEILQRLADEKKVESRFPVRLIFVDDWSQYKELETALENACDVTLELADFCSAPDVLPNFSKIFKKIEEHREKHILLLSLGEYLRLTIAREVQPQKANIPSLWYSQQAASSRTRVIIPLPCCRDLWDRVIPYDDERQRDCIWELSLPSSRVHSDHSLEPFSLNVYSQEFGEALCGTDIMQGVQTWFYKWSGMINGQRKSCRLVTNLWRNTEQISSSLINIKIISDVFDYITASLDDGGTLRREWGTAEEWTSLSQDLHYGKSLAEIIKKSLNVLVFEPISLLSRWEILSPYKRWLIWLWYRFNPSENYCGYAVKRAKSPEGILDSILYSIFDCIEKSEWIEERAKAVSALKIEEKDEYFFSQLEKVSSLETRLSLLSYKTHAEKTYAIQTINKYLKKGIDFEAVASPLRERYPLFWDYMTASDKCLSSELSTYLHWYRKHKLMNVLPLEASEMVRTIDLECFEKRYSVLKKYEKFDSFFLWIDAMGVEWLSLLLSCLRNKGNDFSVEARPVCARAPTETSYNQQWTEIDAPFKKLDALDKLAHSGVPDDNNYFSCVAHQLDQIEKVADIALNSLREHDYVLISADHGTSRLAALAFHKLPGFTPHADMAVKGYGRYCESSEAPLSKEILPEMSHIERDGKNFIVFKNHEHFTQSGNAAGKSDNDHESVGEVHGGATPEEILVPVVVLRRKVPLAPKPTLLATFVYREKDSVSLRVKFSKKISVLSAFSGEKRADCSPVESGREWQIHFSEMKQGKHLLRFEADGKMLEENCSFEVGTRGIAEDDVLGE, encoded by the coding sequence GTGACGCTGCAAGAGATTCTTCAGCGGCTCGCGGATGAAAAAAAGGTAGAATCCCGATTTCCGGTACGGCTTATTTTTGTCGATGATTGGTCACAATACAAAGAGTTGGAGACCGCTCTTGAAAATGCTTGCGACGTGACGCTGGAGTTGGCCGATTTCTGCTCTGCGCCGGATGTGCTCCCAAATTTCAGTAAAATTTTCAAAAAGATAGAAGAGCATCGGGAAAAACATATTTTGCTTCTTTCTCTCGGAGAATATTTACGTCTGACCATTGCACGTGAGGTCCAACCACAAAAAGCGAATATCCCGTCCCTCTGGTATAGCCAGCAGGCTGCCTCATCCAGGACGAGAGTTATCATCCCTTTGCCATGTTGCCGGGATTTATGGGATAGAGTAATTCCTTACGATGATGAACGCCAGAGGGATTGCATTTGGGAGCTGAGCCTTCCCTCAAGCCGAGTTCATTCTGATCATTCCCTCGAGCCTTTTTCCTTGAATGTTTATTCCCAGGAATTTGGAGAGGCTCTTTGTGGAACCGATATCATGCAGGGTGTTCAGACATGGTTTTATAAATGGTCAGGCATGATAAACGGCCAGAGAAAAAGCTGCAGGCTCGTTACAAATCTCTGGAGGAATACGGAGCAAATATCATCATCTTTAATTAATATAAAGATCATTTCTGATGTTTTTGACTATATCACTGCCTCCCTGGATGATGGCGGCACTTTGAGACGTGAATGGGGAACGGCCGAAGAATGGACTTCCTTGTCGCAAGATCTTCATTATGGAAAATCTTTGGCCGAAATCATAAAAAAAAGCTTGAATGTGCTTGTTTTTGAGCCGATCTCACTTCTTTCACGATGGGAAATTCTGTCACCCTATAAACGCTGGCTGATTTGGCTTTGGTATAGGTTCAATCCGTCCGAAAACTACTGCGGATATGCGGTAAAACGTGCAAAAAGTCCAGAGGGCATCCTTGATTCAATATTGTATTCCATTTTCGACTGCATCGAGAAGAGCGAATGGATCGAAGAGAGGGCAAAAGCCGTTTCTGCTTTAAAAATTGAAGAAAAGGACGAATACTTTTTTTCTCAATTAGAAAAGGTATCCTCACTGGAAACACGACTATCCTTGCTCTCCTACAAAACACATGCTGAAAAAACGTATGCGATACAAACGATCAACAAATACTTGAAAAAGGGAATAGACTTCGAGGCGGTTGCATCACCTCTTCGTGAACGCTACCCATTATTCTGGGACTATATGACCGCCTCCGATAAATGTCTGTCGTCTGAGTTATCGACGTATCTTCATTGGTACAGGAAACACAAACTAATGAATGTGCTGCCTCTGGAAGCATCCGAAATGGTTAGGACCATTGATTTGGAGTGTTTTGAGAAACGTTACTCAGTACTGAAGAAATATGAGAAATTTGATTCCTTTTTTCTCTGGATTGATGCCATGGGTGTCGAATGGTTGTCGTTATTACTTTCATGCCTAAGAAATAAAGGCAATGACTTTTCTGTTGAAGCAAGACCTGTTTGTGCCCGTGCGCCGACGGAAACATCCTATAATCAGCAATGGACAGAAATTGACGCACCTTTTAAGAAGCTGGATGCCTTAGATAAGCTGGCGCATTCTGGCGTCCCCGACGATAATAATTATTTTTCCTGTGTAGCCCATCAGCTGGATCAGATAGAAAAAGTGGCAGATATTGCCCTTAATAGTCTTAGGGAACATGATTATGTGCTGATTAGTGCAGATCACGGAACAAGTCGGTTAGCGGCACTTGCTTTTCATAAGCTTCCCGGCTTCACACCACACGCAGATATGGCTGTTAAAGGATATGGACGCTACTGCGAATCCTCAGAGGCTCCGCTCTCGAAAGAAATCCTTCCAGAAATGTCCCACATTGAGCGGGACGGAAAGAATTTCATTGTGTTCAAGAATCATGAGCACTTTACACAGTCCGGCAATGCTGCGGGGAAAAGTGACAATGACCATGAAAGTGTTGGCGAGGTTCATGGCGGCGCTACCCCAGAAGAAATACTCGTACCTGTCGTTGTCCTCAGGAGGAAAGTCCCCCTTGCCCCTAAGCCAACTCTTTTGGCAACGTTTGTTTATCGTGAAAAAGATTCAGTTTCTTTGCGGGTAAAGTTTTCAAAGAAGATTTCTGTTCTATCTGCCTTTTCCGGAGAAAAGCGCGCTGACTGCAGTCCTGTCGAAAGCGGACGAGAGTGGCAAATTCATTTCTCGGAAATGAAGCAAGGAAAGCATCTTTTACGTTTTGAAGCAGACGGGAAAATGCTTGAAGAAAACTGTAGTTTTGAAGTGGGAACAAGAGGAATCGCTGAGGATGATGTGTTAGGGGAGTAA
- a CDS encoding phosphoadenosine phosphosulfate reductase family protein, with translation MYGYEWTSQYGIFKLSVTSKLEKEIRPVFKEELDFFGMQEYWNYPDTTAPLLWAEGIRRYILNGECVAEAKGGGFYTKPRIEVFKKDLCLKAIDLDLLWSVNEGLIKGLEQKAVFFIRRQYEEFSGQGYSFVVAFSGGKDSLLVLDLVDKALPPDCFQVIFSNTGMELQGTIDAIERAKKHWSNLRFYEAASHMTPERTWDEFGPPGRRMRWCCAVHKSVPTLLKLREITGDYNVKAVVFDGVRAEESAARSQYGDVSVGAKNISQVNCSPILKWNSAEAFVYLLKNNILLNHLYYLGFNRVGCTVCPLSSKWRDSLSNSLFHNEVKTLLGKVERYAENQGVNANRRQLYIESNGWRTRMGGRNLPNGGNRVLENIINDNLIFQFTTSPKQNWFDVAPLLGPIIEVSGNRGVQLIQRREFSFTVDNSDAFTVKYAPYKQMDRYILSYLRGVANKVAYCIGCKACVVQCPTGAFTILDSGRIFVREDRCVHCGNCIVFTGGKGCLVAKSLSTTLGGNGMNLKGMNRYQTFGFRRIWLEHYFELGSDCFSTGHLGNRQYDALKVWLKESGLITPANKGEKSGNPTPLFERLKTLGAYNPLTWAVIWSNLAYASTIIRWYMLKVPAGETYEKGDLVSMLGDDYSHSTRDNAITSLLETLRHSPVGSVLKQGIPIAIGNSYKFIKQGWETPDALAVLYALYLWAEKTGRHAFSLAQLEQARSSDESAGMDPVSIFAINPAAFKEILQELALHFEKFIRVSFVADLDNVRLSTEVSSLDIIDLAIE, from the coding sequence ATGTACGGCTATGAATGGACCAGTCAGTATGGAATTTTTAAATTATCTGTAACGAGTAAACTTGAGAAAGAAATTCGGCCAGTTTTCAAAGAAGAGCTTGATTTCTTCGGTATGCAAGAATACTGGAACTATCCTGATACAACCGCCCCTCTTTTGTGGGCGGAAGGAATCAGGCGATATATCCTGAATGGAGAATGTGTCGCTGAGGCAAAAGGCGGGGGGTTCTACACCAAGCCGCGAATTGAAGTTTTTAAAAAGGATCTTTGCTTGAAGGCGATAGATTTGGACCTTCTATGGAGTGTAAACGAGGGGCTCATTAAGGGCCTGGAACAAAAAGCCGTTTTTTTTATACGCAGACAATATGAAGAGTTCAGCGGTCAAGGATATTCCTTTGTGGTGGCTTTCAGCGGGGGGAAGGATTCACTTTTAGTTCTGGATTTGGTGGACAAGGCTCTCCCTCCCGACTGTTTTCAGGTTATTTTCAGTAATACCGGAATGGAACTACAAGGTACCATAGATGCAATTGAGAGGGCAAAGAAACATTGGAGCAATCTAAGGTTTTACGAGGCGGCATCACATATGACGCCCGAAAGGACATGGGACGAGTTCGGGCCTCCTGGAAGGCGCATGCGTTGGTGTTGTGCAGTTCATAAGTCGGTGCCCACGCTTCTGAAACTTCGTGAGATAACAGGAGACTACAATGTGAAGGCCGTTGTCTTTGACGGTGTGCGTGCGGAAGAAAGTGCGGCGCGGTCACAATACGGTGATGTCAGCGTTGGGGCGAAGAATATTAGCCAAGTGAATTGCAGTCCAATTTTAAAGTGGAATTCGGCCGAAGCCTTTGTATATTTATTGAAAAACAATATCTTATTAAATCATCTTTATTATTTGGGATTTAATCGAGTAGGGTGTACTGTTTGCCCATTGTCCTCAAAATGGCGTGATAGCCTTAGTAATTCCTTATTTCACAATGAAGTTAAAACGCTATTGGGGAAAGTAGAGCGATATGCTGAGAATCAAGGTGTTAATGCCAATAGAAGGCAATTATATATTGAATCTAATGGTTGGCGAACTCGTATGGGTGGACGTAATTTACCCAATGGGGGCAATAGGGTATTAGAAAATATTATAAATGACAATTTGATATTTCAATTCACTACCTCTCCAAAACAAAATTGGTTTGATGTTGCTCCTCTTTTAGGTCCAATAATTGAGGTCTCTGGTAACAGAGGTGTTCAGTTAATTCAGCGAAGGGAATTTTCTTTCACGGTAGATAATTCCGATGCGTTTACCGTGAAATATGCTCCGTACAAGCAAATGGATCGTTACATTCTAAGCTATTTAAGAGGTGTTGCGAACAAGGTTGCATACTGCATCGGCTGCAAGGCTTGCGTCGTGCAGTGCCCTACAGGGGCATTCACCATTTTAGATAGCGGCCGTATCTTCGTTCGGGAGGATCGGTGCGTACACTGCGGGAATTGCATTGTATTCACCGGAGGGAAAGGGTGTCTTGTGGCGAAATCCCTTTCGACGACATTGGGGGGCAACGGGATGAATTTGAAAGGAATGAACCGATATCAGACATTTGGGTTTCGAAGAATCTGGCTGGAGCACTACTTCGAACTTGGAAGCGACTGTTTTTCGACGGGACACCTTGGGAATCGACAATACGACGCACTAAAAGTCTGGCTAAAAGAAAGCGGATTGATTACTCCAGCAAATAAGGGAGAGAAATCCGGAAACCCTACGCCTCTTTTCGAGAGACTCAAAACTTTAGGAGCTTACAACCCGCTGACGTGGGCCGTGATTTGGTCGAATCTGGCCTATGCTTCAACGATTATTCGGTGGTACATGCTCAAGGTCCCTGCAGGAGAGACCTATGAAAAAGGTGACTTGGTATCTATGCTCGGGGACGACTATTCACATTCGACGCGGGACAACGCAATCACCTCTCTGCTGGAAACCCTGCGCCACAGCCCGGTAGGCAGCGTTCTCAAGCAGGGTATTCCCATTGCTATCGGAAACAGTTACAAGTTCATTAAGCAGGGGTGGGAAACGCCGGATGCTCTTGCTGTTCTGTACGCCCTGTATCTTTGGGCCGAAAAGACCGGTCGGCATGCTTTTTCCCTGGCCCAGCTCGAGCAGGCCAGGTCAAGCGATGAAAGCGCAGGAATGGATCCCGTTTCCATATTCGCTATAAACCCCGCTGCTTTCAAAGAAATCTTGCAGGAATTGGCTCTTCATTTCGAGAAGTTTATCCGGGTTTCATTTGTGGCAGACCTTGACAACGTAAGGCTGTCCACGGAGGTATCATCGCTGGATATCATAGATCTCGCTATCGAATAG